In one window of Temnothorax longispinosus isolate EJ_2023e chromosome 9, Tlon_JGU_v1, whole genome shotgun sequence DNA:
- the LOC139818763 gene encoding ATP-dependent RNA helicase DDX24, with protein MTKVKRATNNGWKPVTLEGTLLSNDIEGLIGIEELTDYNLERSSKKGKIVTTEVKSAEKKKSASKRECPKEQEEENVDSTEPSAKKLKTKKETKRKKKKDGKTIKSADLKITDQQTNPDSDLYCNTDSSKSLKINVEAWSAMGVPTAVIKALSDQNFHSPTMIQTRTLPAAILGRRDILGAAETGSGKTLAFGIPIIKGILDLKSLQNEEHIWPEKETKECDSENEDLSEFENCVNIMNDVKLDDCHNIPIKPLYALILTPTRELAVQIKNHLTQAAKYTDIKIAVVFGGVAAVKQERILNKGPEIVIATPGRLWELIQEGNSHLNQIDSVRYLAIDETDRMMEKGHFQELHDILEKINANPAKLKKRQTFVFSATLTMVHDLPDYLDRKKKRYVRSKICKLTPDQKLQKIIQLLKIKNPKVVDLTKESGTADNLTECRIACTIDHKDYYLYYFLKRHNGRTLVFCNSIGCVKRLATLFSILECKPLPLHANMQQRQRLKNLERFQADENGLLIATDVAARGLDIPNIEHVIHYQVPRTAENYVHRSGRTARAEKEGITVLMMEPSEKQNYTKLCKTLGRTHDLPVFPVVDRLLITIKERVDVARDIDKLELKSRRQNNQKGWLRKAVEDMDMVLDEEDDDESSTESEEAAALKRQLKAKKSQLRFLLSKPMFPKGFSGKYLYDNLNVDIVQDAQKAVEVMKKIIEDNADKSKANNAAIQKRQQKLKPEKLKKFKKLKKT; from the exons atGACAAAAGTTAAACGAGCTACCAATAATGGTTGGAAGCCTGTAACATTGGAAGGCACTTTGTTATCTAATGATATAGAAGGATTAATTGGAATAGAGGAGTTGACGGATTATAACTTAGAGCGGAGTAGCAAAAAAGGCAAAATCGTAACCACAGAAGTGAAGTCTgctgagaaaaagaaa TCAGCATCAAAACGCGAATGTCCGAAAGAGCAAGAAGAGGAAAATGTCGACAGTACTGAACCTTCTGCAAAGAAATTGAAGACcaagaaagaaacaaaacgcaaaaagaaaaaggatggGAAGACAATAAAGTCAGCAGACTTAAAAATCACTGATCAACAAACTAATCCTGACAGTGACTTATACTGTAACACGGACAGTAGTAAAAGTTTGAAGATTAATGTTGAAGCATGGAGTGCCATGGGTGTACCTACTGCTGTAATAAAAGCTCTATCCGATCAGAATTTTCATTCTCCCACTATGATACAAACACGGACATTGCCAGCTGCCATATTAGGCCGCAGAGATATATTAGGTGCTGCTGAAACTGGTAGCGGCAAGACATTAGCATTTGGTATTCCAATTATAAAAG GTATCTTGGATTTAAAGAGCCTTCAGAATGAAGAACATATTTGGCCAGAAAAAGAAACTAAAG aatGTGATTCAGAAAATGAAGACTTATCGGAGTTTGAAAATTGCGTGAATATTATGAATGACGTAAAGCTTGATGATTGTCATAATATTCCAATTAAACCCTTGTATGCTTTAATCCTGACACCAACTCGTGAATTGGCAGTTCAAATAAAGAATCATCTTACTCAGGCAGCaaaatatacagatattaAG ATAGCTGTTGTCTTTGGAGGCGTAGCAGCAGTGAAGCAAGAAAGGATATTAAACAAGGGTCCCGAAATCGTCATTGCTACACCTGGAAGACTGTGGGAATTGATTCAAGAAGGCAACTCTCATCTCAATCAAATAGATTCTGTCAG atatttagctATTGATGAGACAGATAGAATGATGGAAAAGGGTCATTTTCAAGAATTGCACGATATACTGGAAAAGATAAATGCAAATCCAGCGAAGCTAAAAAAACGGCAGACATTTGTTTTTTCGGCTACTTTGACTATGGTGCATGATCTCCCGGATTATCTtgatagaaaaaagaaacgatacGTTAGgagtaaaatatgtaaactCACTCCCGACcagaaattgcaaaaaattatacagttgttaaaaataaagaatccTAAAGTCGTTGATCTTACCAAAGAGTCAg GTACTGCCGATAATTTAACAGAATGTCGAATAGCGTGCACAATTGACCATAAGGATTATTAcctttattactttttaaaacgaCACAACGGAAGAACATTAGTATTTTGTAACAGCATTGGCTGTGTGAAAAGATTGGCCACTCTTTTCAGTATACTTGAATGCAAGCCTTTACCTCTGCATGCCAATATGCAGCAACGGCAACGcttaaaaaatcttgaaag ATTTCAAGCTGACGAGAACGGACTGTTGATAGCTACTGATGTAGCCGCACGAGGTTTAGATATACCTAATATAGAGCATGTGATACACTATCAAGTTCCCAGGACAGCTGAG aattatgTACATAGGAGTGGTAGAACGGCGAGAGCAGAAAAGGAAGGTATCACGGTTCTAATGATGGAACCTTccgaaaaacaaaattacaccaaattatgtaaaactcTTGGACGCA CACATGATTTGCCTGTATTTCCGGTGGTAGACAGACTATTAATCACCATAAAAGAAAGAGTGGATGTCGCTCGCGATATCGATAAGTTAGAACTGAAATCCCGTCGTCAGAATAATCAGAAAGGTTGGCTACGAAAAGCGGTGGAGGACATGGACATGGTTTTGGATGAGGAGGACGATGA tgagTCATCGACAGAATCGGAAGAAGCAGCAGCGTTGAAGCGACAATTAAAGGCAAAGAAAAGTCAACtacgatttttattatcaaagcCAATGTTCCCGAAAGGATTTTCGggaaaatatctttatgatAATTTGAACGTAGATATAGTTCAGGATGCACAGAAAGCTGTCGaagtgatgaaaaaaataatagaagatAATGCTGATAAGAGTAAAGCTAATAACGCCGCAATTCAGAAAAgacaacaaaaattaaaacctgaaaaattaaaaaaattcaaaaagttaaaaaagacataa